GAAGGAGAGTGATTCCCGTGGCAAAGAGAACCCCGAAGCCAAGACTTACGGCCATGGGTACCAGAAACCGTGCCTGAAGGCTTGTCTCAAGGATCATCGGGGTGAGACCGAAAAATGTGGTCAGGGAAGTCAGAAGGATGGGGCGGAATCGCTTGATCCCCGAATCCAGGATGACCTGGTGGAGGGGGATCCCTTCCTCGTTTTCCCGATTGATGAGGTCCACCATGATGAGTGAATCGTTCACGACGATTCCGGTGAGCGCTACCAGGCCAAACATGCTGAGAAGGGTCAGGTCGAGTCCCATGATGACATGACCGATGACGGCACCCACGATGCCGAAAGGAATGGCTGTCATGATGATGATCGGCTGGATATACCGTTTCAGGGGCACGGCAAGAAGCCCGAAGATGACCAGCTGGGCAAGGATGAAATTTCGGGCCAGGGAGGAGAGGGCTTCCCGCTGCTGGCGCTGTTCTCCCTCGAAGCTGAAGCTGAGCCCGGGAAGGTCACGCTTCATCTGGGGCAGAATCGAGGATCTGAGGATCTGATTGATTTCATTGGCGTTGGCAACCTGAGGATCGACATCCGCCTTGACGGTCACAATCCTTCGGCGATTGGAGCGGTTGATCGAAGCGTACCCGCGACCTTCCTCTGCTTCGGCGACCGTATAGAAGGGAATCTCATCCCCTCCGGGTGTGCGGATCCTCATCCTGCGGATGTCGTCGAGACTTCTCCGCTCGGCCGTCGGATAGCGGACCATAACCCGGATATCGTCTCTTCCCCTTTGAATCCGCTGGGCTTCATCCCCGTAAAATCCCTGTCGAACCTGCCGGGCCAGATCGTTTAGCTTCAACCCTGAGGCAAGGCCGGCGGGAGTCAACGAAAGCTTCAGTTCCTTTTTTCCGGGAAGAAAGGAATCGTCAATGTCCTTTACACCCGGGTATTTGGCCAGAATGGCCTTAAGGCGATCGACGGCAGCGAGAAGGGTGTCGAAGTTCGTGTGAGCCAGATCGACATTAATGGCATCCCCCGCGGAAAAGAGGGATGCGGAAAAGGATAGGGAGTTGGCACCCGGTACCGGGCCTACCAGCTCCCGCCACCGGTTGACCATGTCCGTGGACGAAGCACCGCGATCTTCGCTGGGCAGGAGCTCAACGTTGATTTCCGCCAGATGGGACTGACTCAGTCCGCCTCCCCCGGCCGGTCCCATGGGTCCCCGGGCAATACTGAGCGAGGGCTGGGAGCCAATGGACGTAAAGATATGGCGGACCACGGAGGGGGCATCGTCAGGACGGCCTGCATCAAATTCATTCTGGACCTGACGCGCCGCATCCTCAAGGATTTCTACGACGGATTGCGTCTGCTCCACCGGGGTACCCTGGGGCATGGTGAGCATGGCGATCATGTTGTCCGCATCGATCTTGGGCATGAAGGTGAAGTGGATGTGACGCCCGACAACAAAGCTCAGGGTAATCATAAGAACGCCGACCGCCACCGCAACGGTTACGTACCTCCAGCGCAGGACCGTTTCCAGGGTCCGGGCATACGGACCCTGGATGAAACGCTCCAGTCCCCGGCTGAAGGTTTCCTGGAAACGGAGAATCCAGGACGGGAGTTTCCTCTTTCGGGAATGAGCCAGATGGGCGGGAAGGATAAAGAGGGCCTCCACGAGGGAAACCATGAGAATGGCGACAACGACAAAGGCCACCTGGCCCATGATCTGTCCCATTCTCCCCTGCACGAACATGAGGGGCAAAAAGGCGGCCACGGTGGTAAGGACGGCGATCGTGACGGGCAGAGCCATCTCTCTGACGCCTCGAATGGCGGCTTCCAGGGGCTTCATCCCCTGTCCCATGTACGTGAAGGTCTGCTCCCCGACGACAATGGCGTCGTCCACGACGATGCCGAGGGAGATGAGAAAGGCGAAGAGGGAAATCATGTTGATCGATACGTCGGCCTGGTGAATGAAGAAAAACCCTCCCATGAACGAGACGGGAATCCCGAGGGTAACCCAGAGGGCCAGGCGAAGATCCAGAAAGAGGGCCAGGCAGATAAAGACAAGGATCAGGCCGATTCGGGCGTTACGGACCAGGAGGCTGATACGGGAGCGAAGGATCCTGGAGTCGTCCTGCCAGGTCGTCAGGGTGACCCCTGCCGGCAGGCTCGGCGCCTTCTCTTCGATGTAGTGCATGACGGTATCCACGACATCAAGGGCCCCCTGATCCCCCACCCGGTACACCTGGACGAGAGCGGCGGGTTTTCCGTCAAACTGAGTGATGACGTCACTGTCTTCGAACCAGTCCACAACGGTTGCCACATCGCCGAGTCGCACACGGGTTCCGTCGGGCCGGGTGAGAAGAGGGATGGTCGAAAACTCCTGTCCCGTGTATTTCTGTCCCTTGGTCCGGATCAGGATTTCCCCGCCTTCGGTCTTTACCGAACCGCCGGGAAGGTCCAGGGAGGATCGACGGACCGCGGAAGTGACAGCGTCAAAGGAGAGGGAATATCGGCGCAGGGCTTCTTCGGAAACCTCGATGGAGATCTCGTATCGCCGCGTGCCGTCAACCTCGACCTGAGAGATGTTATCCGTTGCCGACAGGTCATCCCGTACCTGCTCCGCCAGATGTTTCAGGACTTTCTCGGAAACATCTCCATAAAGGGCCAGGGTGATAACCCTGCGGCGGTTCAGGTTTTCCGAGACTACGGGCTTTTCCGTTTCCTCAGGAAAGGTTTCAATCCGGTCCACTGCGGCCTTGATTTCGTCCCGAACCCGGGCAAGATCTGCATCTTCTTCCAGCTCCGCCGTGACCGTGCCCGTTCCTTCACTGGCCACCGACCGAATCTGCTTGATCCCTTCAATCCCGGCAATGGCCTCTTCCACCTTGATGCAGACGCCTTCTTCAACCTCATCGGGTGAGGCCCCCAGATAGGGGACTCGAATCGTGACGGTGTCCGATTCCAGCTCAGGGAAGACCTCGATCTTTATGGCAATCAGAGAAAGTACCCCCGCGGCAAGGAGAAAGAACATTAGAATGTTGGCCGTGACGTGGTTGGAGATGAACCAGGCGAGAACTCCCTTTTCCTTCATGGCCGGGTCTCTTCCTCATTCTTTTCGCGATCGATGAGACCGTTGTCGGGCCCGCCGGCTTCCCGGACCACCATGCCGTCTGTCACGACATCGAGGGCACTGACCACAATCCGGTCTCCGTCACTGAGTCCCCGGGAAATATAGGCGAAATCCCTGTCCGTTCGTGCTGCCTCCACTTTACGGATTTGAAGGGTGTTTCCCGAAACAACCCATACGGTTTGATCGGCCCGGAGTGCATGGCGGGGAATGGGAACCACGCCGCTCATCGTCGTTCCATGAATGGAAACATCGACGAACATTCCCGGAATGAGAAGAACGGGAGAATCCCCCTCGGAAAGAGAGTGAGTCACTTCGACAATGACATGCACGACCCGTGTTATGGGATCGATCTGTCCCTCGGTCCGAACGACCCTGCCTTCCCAGTTCACCCGTTTCCCGGCAAAGGTTGTCGCGACCGTGCAGGGAGTTCCGCCGGACATCGTCCCGTTTCCCTTCAGAGGAGAAGAAAACCAGGCCAGTTCATCATTTTCAAGGGGAACCGGAATTTCGATGACATCGGTTCCATATACGGTCGCAATGGGCTGTCCGGCGGGAAGAAACTGCCCTGCATCCACGCTTTCCGATAAGACTCTGCCGTTGAAGGGGAGCGTCATTCGGGTGCGGGACAGGTTTAATCGGGCCGTCTCCACTCCCGCCTGAGCCGCGGCAAGATCGGCCCGCGCTCTGGCAACCTGTGTGTCCCTCACGACCAGAGGGGACGGAGGCTCTTCTCCGGGGTGCAGGAAATTCCATTCACTACGTGCAACCTCCGCTTCGGCGAGTTCCATGTCGAGGGCCACCGAAGCGCGGGCCAGGTCGGCTTCCGCTCTCTGGACGGCGAGATCATAATCTGCGGGCTCAATCGTCAGAAAGACTTCCCCGGAGCGGATAAAGCCACCGGAAACAAATGCCGGAAGAACTTCTGCAACCCGGCCTGAAACCTGAGGAACCACCTGAATCTGATGGCGGGCCCGGGCCGTTCCATTTCCCGAAATCGTAAGGGGAAC
The sequence above is a segment of the Thermoanaerobaculia bacterium genome. Coding sequences within it:
- a CDS encoding efflux RND transporter periplasmic adaptor subunit — protein: MTDRIRQGAYVVLVLAISMILAGILIATGKSPEQRSPETPGPLVKTETVQSVDVPLTISGNGTARARHQIQVVPQVSGRVAEVLPAFVSGGFIRSGEVFLTIEPADYDLAVQRAEADLARASVALDMELAEAEVARSEWNFLHPGEEPPSPLVVRDTQVARARADLAAAQAGVETARLNLSRTRMTLPFNGRVLSESVDAGQFLPAGQPIATVYGTDVIEIPVPLENDELAWFSSPLKGNGTMSGGTPCTVATTFAGKRVNWEGRVVRTEGQIDPITRVVHVIVEVTHSLSEGDSPVLLIPGMFVDVSIHGTTMSGVVPIPRHALRADQTVWVVSGNTLQIRKVEAARTDRDFAYISRGLSDGDRIVVSALDVVTDGMVVREAGGPDNGLIDREKNEEETRP
- a CDS encoding efflux RND transporter permease subunit yields the protein MKEKGVLAWFISNHVTANILMFFLLAAGVLSLIAIKIEVFPELESDTVTIRVPYLGASPDEVEEGVCIKVEEAIAGIEGIKQIRSVASEGTGTVTAELEEDADLARVRDEIKAAVDRIETFPEETEKPVVSENLNRRRVITLALYGDVSEKVLKHLAEQVRDDLSATDNISQVEVDGTRRYEISIEVSEEALRRYSLSFDAVTSAVRRSSLDLPGGSVKTEGGEILIRTKGQKYTGQEFSTIPLLTRPDGTRVRLGDVATVVDWFEDSDVITQFDGKPAALVQVYRVGDQGALDVVDTVMHYIEEKAPSLPAGVTLTTWQDDSRILRSRISLLVRNARIGLILVFICLALFLDLRLALWVTLGIPVSFMGGFFFIHQADVSINMISLFAFLISLGIVVDDAIVVGEQTFTYMGQGMKPLEAAIRGVREMALPVTIAVLTTVAAFLPLMFVQGRMGQIMGQVAFVVVAILMVSLVEALFILPAHLAHSRKRKLPSWILRFQETFSRGLERFIQGPYARTLETVLRWRYVTVAVAVGVLMITLSFVVGRHIHFTFMPKIDADNMIAMLTMPQGTPVEQTQSVVEILEDAARQVQNEFDAGRPDDAPSVVRHIFTSIGSQPSLSIARGPMGPAGGGGLSQSHLAEINVELLPSEDRGASSTDMVNRWRELVGPVPGANSLSFSASLFSAGDAINVDLAHTNFDTLLAAVDRLKAILAKYPGVKDIDDSFLPGKKELKLSLTPAGLASGLKLNDLARQVRQGFYGDEAQRIQRGRDDIRVMVRYPTAERRSLDDIRRMRIRTPGGDEIPFYTVAEAEEGRGYASINRSNRRRIVTVKADVDPQVANANEINQILRSSILPQMKRDLPGLSFSFEGEQRQQREALSSLARNFILAQLVIFGLLAVPLKRYIQPIIIMTAIPFGIVGAVIGHVIMGLDLTLLSMFGLVALTGIVVNDSLIMVDLINRENEEGIPLHQVILDSGIKRFRPILLTSLTTFFGLTPMILETSLQARFLVPMAVSLGFGVLFATGITLLLIPCFYAILEDFHEFRLRRQGTGAIMEIDPAGE